The Candidatus Eisenbacteria bacterium genome includes a region encoding these proteins:
- the dapB gene encoding 4-hydroxy-tetrahydrodipicolinate reductase — translation MIRLVLVGAAGRMGRAIEAAAEGAEDLLVVARVDRPETFTASDGVWTSDLGSVLEPGMVVVEFSSADMAASTAALCAERGAALVSGSTGLSPEQESAMRSAGERVAVLRASNFSVGVAALRRVLATALAAVPGSWDVEIVERHHRLKKDAPSGTALTLADDVLAARGAGREALRCGREGAVGARPAGEVGVHSVRGGTWVGDHAVLLAGEGESLELRHVAQDRAAFAHGALLAARFVAHAAPGRYGIDALLTGPATTS, via the coding sequence GTGATCCGTCTCGTCCTGGTCGGCGCGGCGGGCCGCATGGGGCGCGCGATCGAGGCCGCGGCCGAAGGCGCGGAGGATCTGCTGGTGGTTGCGCGTGTGGACCGCCCCGAGACGTTCACCGCCTCCGACGGCGTCTGGACCTCCGACCTCGGCTCCGTGCTCGAGCCCGGCATGGTCGTCGTCGAGTTCAGTTCGGCGGACATGGCCGCGAGCACCGCGGCGCTGTGCGCCGAGCGGGGTGCGGCGCTCGTCTCGGGCTCGACCGGGCTCTCGCCGGAACAGGAGTCCGCGATGCGCAGCGCGGGCGAACGGGTGGCGGTGCTGCGGGCCAGCAACTTCAGCGTCGGCGTCGCCGCCCTTCGCCGCGTGCTGGCGACCGCGCTCGCGGCCGTGCCGGGCTCGTGGGACGTGGAGATCGTGGAGCGTCACCATCGCCTCAAGAAGGACGCCCCCTCGGGGACGGCGCTGACGCTGGCCGACGACGTGCTCGCCGCGCGCGGGGCGGGCCGCGAGGCGCTGCGCTGCGGACGCGAAGGCGCCGTGGGGGCGAGACCCGCCGGTGAGGTGGGCGTGCATTCGGTGCGCGGCGGCACCTGGGTCGGCGACCACGCCGTCCTTCTGGCCGGCGAGGGCGAGTCGCTCGAACTTCGCCACGTGGCGCAGGACCGGGCGGCCTTCGCGCACGGCGCGCTGCTCGCGGCGCGCTTCGTCGCGCACGCCGCGCCCGGCAGGTATGGTATTGACGCGCTCCTGACCGGGCCGGCAACGACGTCCTGA
- a CDS encoding 4-hydroxy-tetrahydrodipicolinate synthase translates to MFEGLSVAMVTPFRGGGIDREATARLVEWMIEGGVQGLVVSGSTGEAATCSVEERRQLWAFVKERARGRVWIVAGTGTNATADSITLTKLAEEVGMDGAMVVTPYYNRPTPKGQAAHFTACARATKLPVILYNVPGRTGTNTTADVLAMVQDVPNIVAVKEASGSLDQMSQVKTRTRFTLLSGDDSLTVPSIAVGGEGVISVVGQLVPREMRALTDHARAGRFAEARAAHERLAPIFKAAFIESNPGPAKFLLSEMGLIANELRLPLVPVEPASERAILEAARGLGVALAGATARA, encoded by the coding sequence ATGTTCGAAGGTCTTTCGGTGGCGATGGTGACGCCGTTTCGCGGCGGCGGGATCGATCGGGAAGCGACCGCGCGCCTGGTCGAGTGGATGATCGAAGGCGGTGTGCAGGGCCTGGTGGTGAGCGGCTCGACGGGAGAGGCCGCGACCTGCTCCGTCGAGGAGCGGCGCCAGCTCTGGGCGTTCGTCAAGGAGCGGGCCCGGGGACGTGTCTGGATCGTCGCCGGAACCGGAACGAACGCGACGGCCGACTCGATCACGCTTACGAAGCTCGCCGAAGAGGTCGGAATGGACGGCGCGATGGTCGTGACGCCGTACTACAACCGGCCGACGCCGAAGGGGCAGGCGGCGCACTTCACGGCCTGCGCGCGGGCGACGAAGCTGCCCGTCATCCTCTACAACGTCCCGGGGCGGACCGGCACGAACACGACGGCCGACGTGCTGGCGATGGTGCAGGACGTGCCGAACATCGTCGCCGTCAAGGAAGCTTCGGGCAGCCTCGACCAGATGTCGCAGGTGAAGACGCGCACGCGCTTCACGCTGCTCTCGGGCGACGACTCGCTGACGGTGCCGAGCATCGCGGTCGGCGGCGAGGGCGTCATCTCGGTCGTGGGGCAGCTCGTGCCGCGCGAGATGCGCGCGCTCACCGATCACGCGCGGGCCGGACGTTTCGCCGAGGCTCGCGCGGCGCACGAGCGGCTGGCGCCGATCTTCAAGGCGGCGTTCATCGAATCGAACCCCGGGCCCGCCAAGTTCCTGCTCTCGGAGATGGGGCTGATCGCCAATGAGCTTCGCCTGCCGCTCGTGCCCGTCGAGCCGGCGAGCGAGCGCGCGATCCTCGAAGCCGCGCGAGGCCTGGGTGTCGCGCTGGCCGGCGCGACCGCGCGCGCGTGA